In Sulfuricurvum sp., the sequence TCGCAAAGGGATTGTCGATATCTCAGCAATGGATTTTGATCCGATGCTTTTTGTTTTCGTCATGATGGGTTCACTCCTCTCTGCAGGGACATGGTTGCTTTACGCATCAAGAAAAGGATACCCTGTCTCCACAACCCATGCTATTGTTGGAGGGATATTAGGGGGATCTATCGCCCTTGGATATGTAACAATGCAAGCGGGTGAGTCGGTTTTCGGTCTGGTTCATTGGGACCAAATCACAAAAATTGCTATCAGTTGGGTCGTTTCACCGATTTTAGGTGGGATGGCATCATATGGAATTTACTGGTATTTGAAAAGAAATATTTTGGATTACAACGATGCGGTCGAAGCCCATATGAATTCCATCAAAGAGCAACTGAGTGCCCTCAAAGCATCTCACAACGAAGAAACTGCCACATCCGAAGAAAAAGCAGCGTATCAAAACCAAGTTCATGAACTCAACCGACTCAAGAAAAAACAAAATGCTTTCTATGCTCTTCGTACGCATGCACCGATCGCAGCGGCATTCGGTACAGCGATGATTGCTGGAATGTTGTTGTTCAAAGGACTAAAAAATGCTCATCTCGGCTTGGATGACACCCAAATTTTTGTTCTCCTTGCCGTCCTTTCAACGCTGATGTACGGAGTTGTATATGCTATTATCAAAGTGATGCATAAAGATACTCCGCATAAAGCAACCATGCGTGTCTTTAGCATGCTCCAAGTCCTGACGGCTTCTTCATTCGCGTTCAGTCACGGAGCTAATGACATCGCAAATGCGATCGGACCATTTGCCGCAATTATCGATATCTTAGCGACAGGTCAGATCAATGCCGAGTCACCGGTACCGGTTATTGCCATGGCAACATTCGGTGTCGCTCTTGTTGCCGGTCTATGGTTTATCGGAAAAGAAGTTATCGATACCGTTGGAAGCCGCATTACAGAAATATTCCCTGTAACCGGTTTCGCAGCCGAACTGGGAGCAACGCTCGTTATTTTGCTCGCAACCAAGATGGGTATTCCCGTATCTTCAACCCATATTCTCGTCGGAGCGATCATCGGTATCGGAATGCTCAACCGCAATGCAAACTGGGCGCTTATGCGTCCTATCGCAATGGCATGGATCATCACGCTCCCTGCGTCTGCAATTATGGCAGCACTCTTCTTCTTTATCCTCAAAATCGTATTTGGCTATTAAGCCAAATACCTCTCACATATTTATTTTCCTATTCTGCCCAATCAAATTTATACATCAGTAATGATTCCGTTTCGGTTTATGATTCTCTGTCTTTGAGTGGGAGGATGCGGATAGTGTGAAGGGGAGCAGATTTACTTCCCCTTATGGAGTATTATTGAGGCTTTTTGATTTTACCTAATGCATCTAATACGGTTTGTTGTTTTTGCGGTTCAACTGCTTTTTTATCTGATACAAACATATAAAATTCGACACGTCGATTTTTGACACGATCTTCTTCACGGGCGTTGGATGCAATCGGATTTGAGGAACCGAAACCTGCTGAAGATAAGCGATCTGCACTGACCCCGTCACGAATCAATTCTCTGACTACGTTTGCAGCCCGTGCACTTGATAATTCCAAATTATCTTGATATCGTCCACCGGCAGGAAGTTGTGCATTATCAGTATAGCCCCTGACGGAAATATCAACCGACGCCGGTAACGTATTAATGATTTCAGCAATACGTCTCAGGAACATGTGTTTTTCTTCATCATCAATCGTCGCATCAGAACCGCGAAACGGCACACTAACCGGTAATTTCAATAACACACCGTCTATCGTTTCATCCAATGGCCCGGCACCGCTTCCGGTTTGGTCACCCATATCTTGCTGAAGTTTGCTCATCATTTTTTCAATCGATTGCTGGACCTGAGGATCACCTGTTAAAAGTGCCCCACCCTCTGAAACCGGCATTTGCCCTGATGGATTAGCCGAAGCGTCCGGTACCGGCTTTACCTCTGCTTCCATCGGAACTACAGGGCTGGTTGTTTCAGGTGCCGGAGCATAATCGTAGATTTTAACAAACTCCTCTTTTACCGCTCGGAGCTTTTCTTTATTGACAGAGGCTATCGCGTAAAGTGCAATAAAAAGTGCCAACAAGAGACTGAAAAAGTCGGCCGTCGGAACCGCCCATTTTTCCCCTGCAGGACATTCACATTTTTTACATTTTTTCTTGCCCATTTATTGTCTCATCAATTAAACTGACTGTGTTTCTCTTCCACAGGTGAAAGGAAATTAAGCAATTTGGCTTCTAATGTGCGTGGATTATCACCATGTACAATTCCGATGATCCCCTCTAGCATCATTTTTTGTTCTTTTACAACGTGATGTGCTTTGGCTTTCAGTTTATTTCCCATAGGCCCGATCAAAACGTATGCACTGAAAATCCCGGTTACAGTCGCCGTAAATGCCCCAGCGATCCCCTCAGCCATTTCTGCTGGACTATCGAGTTTTTGAAGTGCTAGAATAAGCCCCAAGACTGCCCCTACTAGACCCAAAACGGGAGATGTCTCACCGGCAAGGATCCAATAATGCGCACATCCATGATAATATTCTTCAGTCTCTTCGATTACTTGTTCAAGGGTTTCGGAAATCGTATGTATTTCATTTCCGTCAACGGCCATGCTAAGACCCTGTTTCAAAAAGGCGTTATCAAGTTGTGCAACTTTTTGCTCCAGCGATAATAAACCGTCACGACGCGCCATAATGGAGAGGTCAACGATCTCTTTAATCCGTTCATGCAGATTCACCTGAGATTTTTTGAAAATCATACCGAGACTTTTAAATGCCCCTTTGACATGCTCGACATCTGTACTGACCATCGATGCTAAAAGAGTTGTCGGCATGATAATAATAAGCGATGTGATATGGACAACATGTACAGGATTTCCACCCTCCATCAAGTCCCCGATAGAAATAGTGGTAATAGCGCCTAAGATTCCTAAAATGACCGTTAAATCCACGTGACTCCTTCTCGCTTAAGGTAACTTCTATCCGTATGGCGCTACCTTGCCTAATTTGTCGATTGTACCTTGTTTTCACTAAAAATTGTCAAAATCCAACCTATTTTCCACCTATATTTCGGTTGAAAAATGAAAATAAAATCTTAATTGTAATCATTAAAAATATTGCACTCCCCATACTTGCTACGATAAATGCGTAATACTCTTCATGACTTATTGCATGAGCATGATATCCGAGAGTTGCAATCGCTACCAAAAAGGTAAGTGGCATTGAGTTAGACAAAGAAAATAATAACGCGTTTTTAAACCCGAAATAGCCGGTAAATGCACTGACTCCGGCTATCAAGCGGATGGATACGATTCCGATCGCAATAACAAGCGCCGATTCCAAAATCATCGGATCCGAAAAAGCGTCCAATGAAAGAGTTGAGCCGACATGGATAAAAAAAATGGGGACCAAAAACCCAAATCCGAACGATGAAAGTTTTTCAGGAAGCTCTATCTTATGTTTAAAATAGGTTGTGATCAGCATCCCTGCTAGAAATGCTCCCAAAATTGCATCGATTTTAAAATGGAGCATTACCCCGATTAAGATAAAAAGCAAAGCCATAGAAAAACGGACATCCTGGTCTTTACTGTCTTCCATCGGCATAATGAGCGTTTTGAGTCCGGGATACCACCAAAAAAGAATTCGTATTCCCCGGAAAAAGAGGACAAAACCGATCAAAAAACCGATCAAGACGAGCAGCGTAAAGAAAAAATCGATATTAAATCCGTACGTCAACCCCCCGTTAAGTACCGTCATTGCCAAAATACTGATCAGTTCTCCGACAATACCGATATTCAGAGCCAACGCAAGCCAAGGTTCATTTCGACCGTATTCTTTGATCAATGCCATCAACATCCCGAGAGAAAATATCGGAAATGAGACCATGTAGACAGAGCTTAGGTGAAAATACGCAACCAATCCGAAGGAAAAACCGTACACCATGACGAAAAAAAGTGCCGTTCGCCGAATGAGCGATTTTTTCTCAAACTGGAATCCTTTAAGATCGACTTCCATCCCCGCTAAAAACATCAGATACAAAAATCCGACTTCGGCAATAATTTTAAAGAGTTCATTTTCCACTAAAAATCCGAAATATGCGGCAAAACTTCCCATCATGATCTCGACAACGACAACCGGAATTCTGCTGACGCGGGACAAAAACGGAGAGAGCAATACCAAAAGCGATAGTGTGATAATTACGACTGTATTACTCACAGTTAGCCCCTCAACGCTTTCCAGACATTTATTGCCTGTGCATGTTCTTTTACATCATGCACCCGCACGATGGAAGCACCCTGCTCTATCGCTTTGAGATGAATTGCCAAAGATCCTGCCAATCGTTCGTCACTGCTTGATGGAGAAATCGCATCAATCATTGATTTTCGACTTGCTCCCACCAACATTTTTTTTCCTAAACGAAGAAAATGACTTTGATTGGTTATCAGTGAGAGATTATCTTCCAACCGCTTTCCGAAACCGATACCGCAATCTAAGATAATTTCTTTAATGCCATACGATTCCGCTTTTGCAATCCGCTCACGGAAAAAATGTTCTACATCAGCAATGACGGAGAAATAGGCAGGATTTTCCTGCATATTTACAGGCTCACCCTGCATATGCATGATGACTGCCGTCGCACCGTAACTGCCGCACAGCCGGGCAACCTCATCGTTTGCCAATCCTGTGATGTCATTGATTATCGTAAATCCTCTCTCCAAGGCATATGAGATTACTTCCGGTTCATAACTGTCTAGACTGAATGTTGTTTTCTCATATAACCGCTGCTCGTACAGTGCATCGATAATAGGACGAACCCGTCGCAGTTCTTCTTCCGCACTTACAGCTACACTACCAGGGCGGCTCGATACACCACCCAAATCGATGATGTCAGCTCCCTCTTGAATCATCGTCTCAATCCGTTTTATGGCTTGACTACCCTGAAACCGGCTGGCATGATAGAAACTGTCATCATTGGCGTTGAGTATTCCCATGATGGAGACCCTGTTTTCGTACTTTAAATGACAAAAGCTCTCCAACTCCATGGAAAGCTGTTTGAGTCCGAATGGTTGCGCTTTCTCTTTTTTGACGAGTTGTTGAAGTTGACGCTCGGATGCAATCAGTAAAACATCTACACGAGGAGTTAATGCCGTTACTGTCCCTTTAGGAACAGCCAGATCGGCACCGATACTCAGGGCATCTTGTTTGAGAATATTGGCAGCACCCACATGCAGATCTCGAATCCGGATCAGATGAAGGGAGCCTTTGTCTTCTAAAATAGAGATACCGCCACCGTCTACTCCTAACGTTTTCAGTTCGCGACGGAGATCTATCGTATTAGAAAGTTTCTCAACGACCACGTTTGACCTCTTTGAGAAAATTCATCAAAACCATGACCAAGACACTTTGGAAACGGCTGTTAAGTTCGATGAGTCGAAGTGCCTTATCAAATCCCTCCAGCTGCGATGAAGTCAGAGGAAGCTTTTCGATGTGAATTGCCTGATGCATGAGTTGCTCGATAAGAGCTTTGGCTTCATGTTTTTTCAGACGGTCGTGTTCTTTGACAAAGGCAAACAGTCCGGAAAGATCAAGATTTTTTAAAGTGATCGGCAAAAGCTCATAAATACGTTCATGATGTTCTTGTGTCATAGTGAGCCGTGAACGGACGGTTGGTAAAAATGTACTTTTATTAGGTGCTATCAGAATAAAAACAATATTTCTCGGAGGTTCTTCGAGGATTTTAAGCAGAGCATTTTGTGCCGGAACCGTGAAACTTTTAGCTCCGAGAATCAGTGTTTTTGTATTCTCTTCGCTTTTATACGCTTCGGAAATCACCTCTTTGGCATCTTCGATCTTAAAATCATCTCTCATAAAAGTGACACAGCGCAAAGGGTGTAAAGACTCCTCTATCTCTCTGGCCCGCTCTTCCAGCTCCGCTGTTATGAGGATTCCGCCCCGTTCACTCGCGAACATTAATCTCCCCGAACAATACGGCACTCAGCGTTTTATCAAAAAGGCGGTAAAGTTGCAGTAGTTTGATATCAATAAGAGGATCATGCGAACGCAACACCAAAGCGTTTTGAAACCGTTCATCCATGATCCATAATAAACTATGGGTACTCCGTTTCGCGATATCTGCACGACGGTCATCCCCTTTTCCGATATACCAAAAAAGGTACTCACCTTTAAAGGTAATATCGAGCATATCGCCGAGCATATCAATGGATTCACCTCCACTCATCGAATCATAATGAGGATAGAGGGCATCGATACAGACGATAGGGATTAACGGTCGGTCAGGAGAACGTTTATTGAGGGATGTGGTAATGTAATGGGCAAACCATTTTCGGTCTTGATCGGTGATCAAAACAAGACTTTTGCCACCCATCATTTGATCCATAGCATTAGCGATAGCCGGAGTCCATTCGAAACGCTGTTCTTCGAACCAGCTCATCGATGCCCCTTCGGAGCGAATCGACTCTAATGTCCATTGATCAAATTGACGCACTATTGATCCAATGCGTAAGCGCTGTGAAGCGAACGAACCGAAAGCTCCGCATATTTTTCATCGATTACCATCGATACTTTAATCTCTGAGGTCGAAATCATCATAATGTTAATGTTCTCTTTAGCCATCGTTTGGAACGCTTTTGCCGCTACTCCCGTATGTGATTTCATACCGACACCGACGATAGATACTTTACAAATATTTTCGTCGTAACCGACTTCTTTGATTTCATCATTGGCAATAAAGGTTTCAACCACTTTCTTCGCATCAATAAGCTCTGTTTTCGGAACGGTAAAATCGAGGTTGGTTTTACCGTCATGTCCTGACGTTTGGATAATCATATCGATGTTGACGCTATTGTCTGCCAAACGGGTAAAAATATCCGAAGCGATTCCCGGACGGTCAATAACACCGCTGAGTGATACACGTGCTTGGTTTTTATCGAGTGCGATTCCGCTGACAAGTGGTTGTTCCATAATATTCTCTTCCTTTGTGATAAGTGTCCCTTCCGCATCACTAAAGCTGGAACGGGTAACAAGATTTACATTTAATTTTTTTGCAAGTTCAACAGAACGGTTTTGGAGTACTTTGGCTCCCAAAGAGGCGAGTTCAAGCATCTCGTCATAGCTGATTTTATCCATTTTGCGTGCTTTTGGCTCGATACGAGGGTCTGTAGTGTAAATACCGTCAACATCGGTATAAATCTCACATAAATCAGCTTTCAACGCACCGGCAACCGCAACAGCGGAAAGATCCGAGCCTCCGCGTCCGAGGGTGGTCACCTGACCGCTTTCGCTTACCCCCTGGAACCCTGCTACAACGACCACTTTTCCCTCTGCAAGTGCCGCATGCATTGCGGAGGGGTCAATACTCTCTATTCGTGCTTTCGTGTGGATACTATCCGTCACGATTCCGGCACGACGACCGCTCATCGACGTTGCTTTATGCCCCATAGCGTTCAGTGCAATGGAGAGCAAAGCCGCTGTAACCCGTTCACCTGAACTTAGAAGCATATCGACTTCGCTTCGCTCCGGCGACGCTGTATAGTGTTCCGCGTACGAAATCAGTTTGTTTGTTTCACCGCTCATTGCCGAAACTACGACAACAACTTGATGCCCCTCATTAAGCGTTTGGGCGACACGGTTGGCAACGTTTTGGATACGCTCCAAATCCCCGACACTGGTGCCGCCGAATTTTTGAACAATTAGCATTACAGATACCCCTTGGTTCTAAAATAGGAAATGACACGTTCATAGACCGGTTTTTTGAAATGGGCGATATGGGTAAGTAACTCATCGATAGCAACAAAACGATAAGCTTTAAATTCAGGATGTTTGGTATCCAAATCGATTTTAGCCCCTTTTTTCAAACGCACTAAATAATAACGCTGTTTTTGACCTACATACGGAGCCATTTTTGCCGCTACGTGTGAAGGAAAATCATACGCAATCCATTCAGGATATTCTGCAACAATCTCTATCTTATTGGTACCAATCTCTTCTTCGAGTTCCCGAAACAGGGCTTCTTCACTCGATTCGCCCTCATCAATTCCCCCTTGGGGAAACTGCCAAACCCCCACCAAATCACTCCGTTCGGCGATAAAAACATCTTTGATCTCAGGATACTCATGAGAGACAATAATCGCCGCCACATTCGGTCGGTAGAACTTTTTTTCGGTCATTCACCATCTTCTTCGTATATTTTAAAGAGGTATTGTAAACTATTCGCTATTAAAAATACTATAATCTCAATATGCTTTTATATATTCATATCCCTTTTTGCGATAGCAAATGCTCCTACTGTGCGTTTAATTCGTATGTTGATAAATTTTCCCTGCGCGAAGCGTACATGAATGCCCTTGTCTCACAACTCGAGACAGAACTCATCCGCTTTAACGTCAGTCGAGATAATCCTATCGAAACGGTATTTATCGGAGGGGGTACCCCTTCTACGGTCGAGCCATCTTTATACCGTCCGATTTTTGCAATGATAGAGCCTTATCTTGCTGATAAATGCGAGATCACATCCGAAGCCAATCCTAACAGTGCGACACGTTCTTGGCTGGAAGGGATGTATGAGCTGGGAGTCAACCGACTCAGTTTCGGAGTTCAGAGTTTTAATAATGAAAAATTAAAAACACTTGGCCGTGCTCATCATACCCAGCATGCACTCGAAGCCATCCGTACCGCTTCGGCTATCGGGTATAAACATCTCAGTATCGATTTGATTTACGGTGTTCGCGAAGATACGAAAGCCCTCTTAAAAGCGGATATTGATCAAGCTCTACTCCTCCCGATCGATCATATCAGCCTTTATGCCCTTACAATAGAAGAGAATACGCTATTTGAAAAAACCCCTGAACTTGCTCAAGAAGAGTTGGATCTGACGCAATGGCTGTTTCACACCCTCCGTGAAAACGGATTTAACCAATACGAAATTTCCAATTTCGGAAAATACCGTTCCATTCACAATATCGGGTATTGGGAACACAAACCCTACATCGGTCTGGGTTCGGGTGCCGTCGGGTTTTTAGACAATCAACGCTATTATCCCTCGACGTCTGTCGAGCACTACATCCAAAATCCTTTAGAGATGACGATTGAAACGATCGAATCCGATGCATTGCTCAGTGAAAAACTCTTTTTAGGTTTTCGCAGTTGTGTCGGTGTAGAAGAGAGTCTGTTGAGTCAAAAACAAAAAAATCATGCGCAACTGCTCGCCAAAGAGGGGATGATTTATCTGCATGAGGGTCGCTATTTCAATAACGATTTTTTATTAGCCGATGAAATCGCACTGAGAGTAGAAGGGTTTTAACTTTCTTTGGATAGAATTTGTCTCTTAAAGAAAATCTTGATTTTTGGATAATGCAATGTTTGGTATGGATTTAGGTGAAATTTTAGTTATCGCGATTATTGCGGTATTATTTTTAGGGCCGGAGAAACTTCCTGAAACGATGGTAGTAATTGCCAAATTTTTCAAAAGTGTTAAAAGTACGGTCAATACCGCGCGTGCTACTATTGAAGAAGAGATGAAACTCTCTGAAATAAAAGAAGAAGTACTCAATTATAAAAATGAACTGACCAGTGCGAGCTCGGAATTGGAACGGATGACCAATGTCACCGAAATCGGTTCTGAGCTGACAGGAATTAAAAGCGAGCTTGATTTTAATACTATTACTCCATCGGCTCCCTCAGCACCGAAAGAACCCGAAGTGGTTACCTTTGCACCCAAACCAAAAGAGATTAAACCAGCAGATGCTAAACCTATCG encodes:
- a CDS encoding inorganic phosphate transporter, translating into MFSRDNLFFGGIFVLMTTIFMVWGFNYLANNHTLFIIATLFGIFMAFNIGGNDVANSFGTSVGAKTLTVKQALMIASIFELGGAMLAGAAVTDTIRKGIVDISAMDFDPMLFVFVMMGSLLSAGTWLLYASRKGYPVSTTHAIVGGILGGSIALGYVTMQAGESVFGLVHWDQITKIAISWVVSPILGGMASYGIYWYLKRNILDYNDAVEAHMNSIKEQLSALKASHNEETATSEEKAAYQNQVHELNRLKKKQNAFYALRTHAPIAAAFGTAMIAGMLLFKGLKNAHLGLDDTQIFVLLAVLSTLMYGVVYAIIKVMHKDTPHKATMRVFSMLQVLTASSFAFSHGANDIANAIGPFAAIIDILATGQINAESPVPVIAMATFGVALVAGLWFIGKEVIDTVGSRITEIFPVTGFAAELGATLVILLATKMGIPVSSTHILVGAIIGIGMLNRNANWALMRPIAMAWIITLPASAIMAALFFFILKIVFGY
- the motB gene encoding flagellar motor protein MotB; translation: MGKKKCKKCECPAGEKWAVPTADFFSLLLALFIALYAIASVNKEKLRAVKEEFVKIYDYAPAPETTSPVVPMEAEVKPVPDASANPSGQMPVSEGGALLTGDPQVQQSIEKMMSKLQQDMGDQTGSGAGPLDETIDGVLLKLPVSVPFRGSDATIDDEEKHMFLRRIAEIINTLPASVDISVRGYTDNAQLPAGGRYQDNLELSSARAANVVRELIRDGVSADRLSSAGFGSSNPIASNAREEDRVKNRRVEFYMFVSDKKAVEPQKQQTVLDALGKIKKPQ
- the motA gene encoding flagellar motor stator protein MotA encodes the protein MDLTVILGILGAITTISIGDLMEGGNPVHVVHITSLIIIMPTTLLASMVSTDVEHVKGAFKSLGMIFKKSQVNLHERIKEIVDLSIMARRDGLLSLEQKVAQLDNAFLKQGLSMAVDGNEIHTISETLEQVIEETEEYYHGCAHYWILAGETSPVLGLVGAVLGLILALQKLDSPAEMAEGIAGAFTATVTGIFSAYVLIGPMGNKLKAKAHHVVKEQKMMLEGIIGIVHGDNPRTLEAKLLNFLSPVEEKHSQFN
- a CDS encoding cation:proton antiporter: MSNTVVIITLSLLVLLSPFLSRVSRIPVVVVEIMMGSFAAYFGFLVENELFKIIAEVGFLYLMFLAGMEVDLKGFQFEKKSLIRRTALFFVMVYGFSFGLVAYFHLSSVYMVSFPIFSLGMLMALIKEYGRNEPWLALALNIGIVGELISILAMTVLNGGLTYGFNIDFFFTLLVLIGFLIGFVLFFRGIRILFWWYPGLKTLIMPMEDSKDQDVRFSMALLFILIGVMLHFKIDAILGAFLAGMLITTYFKHKIELPEKLSSFGFGFLVPIFFIHVGSTLSLDAFSDPMILESALVIAIGIVSIRLIAGVSAFTGYFGFKNALLFSLSNSMPLTFLVAIATLGYHAHAISHEEYYAFIVASMGSAIFLMITIKILFSFFNRNIGGK
- the folP gene encoding dihydropteroate synthase, giving the protein MVVEKLSNTIDLRRELKTLGVDGGGISILEDKGSLHLIRIRDLHVGAANILKQDALSIGADLAVPKGTVTALTPRVDVLLIASERQLQQLVKKEKAQPFGLKQLSMELESFCHLKYENRVSIMGILNANDDSFYHASRFQGSQAIKRIETMIQEGADIIDLGGVSSRPGSVAVSAEEELRRVRPIIDALYEQRLYEKTTFSLDSYEPEVISYALERGFTIINDITGLANDEVARLCGSYGATAVIMHMQGEPVNMQENPAYFSVIADVEHFFRERIAKAESYGIKEIILDCGIGFGKRLEDNLSLITNQSHFLRLGKKMLVGASRKSMIDAISPSSSDERLAGSLAIHLKAIEQGASIVRVHDVKEHAQAINVWKALRG
- a CDS encoding DNA polymerase III subunit delta'; translation: MFASERGGILITAELEERAREIEESLHPLRCVTFMRDDFKIEDAKEVISEAYKSEENTKTLILGAKSFTVPAQNALLKILEEPPRNIVFILIAPNKSTFLPTVRSRLTMTQEHHERIYELLPITLKNLDLSGLFAFVKEHDRLKKHEAKALIEQLMHQAIHIEKLPLTSSQLEGFDKALRLIELNSRFQSVLVMVLMNFLKEVKRGR
- a CDS encoding HobA family DNA replication regulator, yielding MRQFDQWTLESIRSEGASMSWFEEQRFEWTPAIANAMDQMMGGKSLVLITDQDRKWFAHYITTSLNKRSPDRPLIPIVCIDALYPHYDSMSGGESIDMLGDMLDITFKGEYLFWYIGKGDDRRADIAKRSTHSLLWIMDERFQNALVLRSHDPLIDIKLLQLYRLFDKTLSAVLFGEINVRE
- a CDS encoding aspartate kinase codes for the protein MLIVQKFGGTSVGDLERIQNVANRVAQTLNEGHQVVVVVSAMSGETNKLISYAEHYTASPERSEVDMLLSSGERVTAALLSIALNAMGHKATSMSGRRAGIVTDSIHTKARIESIDPSAMHAALAEGKVVVVAGFQGVSESGQVTTLGRGGSDLSAVAVAGALKADLCEIYTDVDGIYTTDPRIEPKARKMDKISYDEMLELASLGAKVLQNRSVELAKKLNVNLVTRSSFSDAEGTLITKEENIMEQPLVSGIALDKNQARVSLSGVIDRPGIASDIFTRLADNSVNIDMIIQTSGHDGKTNLDFTVPKTELIDAKKVVETFIANDEIKEVGYDENICKVSIVGVGMKSHTGVAAKAFQTMAKENINIMMISTSEIKVSMVIDEKYAELSVRSLHSAYALDQ
- a CDS encoding RNA pyrophosphohydrolase, which produces MTEKKFYRPNVAAIIVSHEYPEIKDVFIAERSDLVGVWQFPQGGIDEGESSEEALFRELEEEIGTNKIEIVAEYPEWIAYDFPSHVAAKMAPYVGQKQRYYLVRLKKGAKIDLDTKHPEFKAYRFVAIDELLTHIAHFKKPVYERVISYFRTKGYL
- the hemW gene encoding radical SAM family heme chaperone HemW is translated as MLLYIHIPFCDSKCSYCAFNSYVDKFSLREAYMNALVSQLETELIRFNVSRDNPIETVFIGGGTPSTVEPSLYRPIFAMIEPYLADKCEITSEANPNSATRSWLEGMYELGVNRLSFGVQSFNNEKLKTLGRAHHTQHALEAIRTASAIGYKHLSIDLIYGVREDTKALLKADIDQALLLPIDHISLYALTIEENTLFEKTPELAQEELDLTQWLFHTLRENGFNQYEISNFGKYRSIHNIGYWEHKPYIGLGSGAVGFLDNQRYYPSTSVEHYIQNPLEMTIETIESDALLSEKLFLGFRSCVGVEESLLSQKQKNHAQLLAKEGMIYLHEGRYFNNDFLLADEIALRVEGF
- the tatB gene encoding Sec-independent protein translocase protein TatB → MFGMDLGEILVIAIIAVLFLGPEKLPETMVVIAKFFKSVKSTVNTARATIEEEMKLSEIKEEVLNYKNELTSASSELERMTNVTEIGSELTGIKSELDFNTITPSAPSAPKEPEVVTFAPKPKEIKPADAKPIEENA